From a region of the Posidoniimonas polymericola genome:
- a CDS encoding ABC transporter permease, whose amino-acid sequence MYKLLLCWRYLRTRYIALASIISVTLGVATMIVVNAVMAGFSHEMQDRIHGILSDVVFESRHLDGASDASLHMQKIREVAGQYIEGMSPTAHVPAAMQYYVGGQHRTQQINLIGIDPDTYSSVSDFGQYLQHPENREELEFELKQGGYDVYDHQTDDPSKVVARDDMQRAGWEHRKMMAQYRQPIVAPPAYASDEAAAESDSDASPLPADPFSSSTSNHQATFDPSKEIFTGCVPGISLCSYRDAAGADKFFCVPGDDVTIMFPSAGQKPEPRSAKLTITDFYESKMQEYDQSFVFLPLAEMQKLRGLVDPLTGVANFNSIQIRLKEGVEPNMVRDLLRNRFPEQFYVVSTWRDKQGALLAAVQMETMVLNVLLFLIIAVAGFGILAIFLMIVVEKTRDIGILKSLGASGSGVMGIFLSYGLTLGAVGAGIGVVGGLVFVDQINEIADFLGWLTGTPVFDPSVYYFYKIPAIIEPFTILWVAVGAMLIAVLASVLPAWRAASLHPVQALRWE is encoded by the coding sequence ATGTACAAACTCCTGCTCTGCTGGCGTTACCTCCGCACCCGGTACATCGCGCTGGCGTCGATCATCAGCGTGACGCTAGGCGTGGCGACCATGATTGTGGTCAACGCGGTGATGGCCGGCTTCAGCCACGAGATGCAGGACCGCATCCACGGCATCCTGAGCGACGTCGTGTTCGAGAGCCGCCACCTGGACGGCGCGTCGGACGCTAGCCTGCACATGCAGAAGATCCGCGAGGTGGCCGGCCAGTACATCGAGGGCATGAGCCCCACGGCCCACGTCCCCGCGGCGATGCAGTACTACGTCGGCGGCCAGCACCGCACCCAGCAGATCAACCTGATCGGCATCGACCCTGACACCTACTCTTCGGTCAGCGACTTCGGGCAGTACTTGCAGCACCCCGAGAACCGTGAGGAGCTCGAGTTCGAGCTCAAGCAGGGCGGCTACGACGTCTACGACCACCAGACCGACGACCCCAGCAAGGTGGTCGCCCGCGACGACATGCAGCGGGCCGGCTGGGAGCACCGCAAGATGATGGCGCAGTACCGCCAGCCGATTGTGGCGCCGCCGGCGTACGCCTCGGACGAGGCCGCCGCAGAGAGCGACTCTGACGCCTCGCCGCTGCCTGCCGACCCGTTCAGCAGCAGCACCAGCAACCACCAGGCGACCTTTGACCCTAGCAAGGAGATCTTCACCGGCTGCGTTCCGGGCATCTCGCTCTGCTCGTACCGCGACGCCGCCGGCGCCGATAAGTTCTTCTGCGTCCCCGGCGACGACGTCACGATTATGTTCCCGTCGGCCGGTCAGAAGCCCGAGCCACGCTCGGCCAAGCTGACCATCACCGACTTCTACGAGAGCAAGATGCAGGAGTACGACCAGTCGTTCGTGTTTTTGCCGCTGGCCGAGATGCAGAAGCTCCGCGGCCTGGTCGACCCGCTGACCGGGGTCGCCAACTTCAACTCGATCCAGATCCGCCTGAAAGAGGGCGTCGAGCCAAACATGGTGCGGGACCTGCTGCGGAACAGATTCCCCGAGCAGTTCTACGTGGTCAGCACCTGGCGCGATAAGCAGGGCGCCCTGCTGGCCGCCGTGCAGATGGAGACCATGGTCCTCAACGTCTTGTTGTTCTTGATCATCGCCGTGGCCGGCTTCGGCATCCTGGCGATCTTCCTGATGATCGTGGTCGAGAAGACCCGCGACATCGGCATCCTCAAGAGCCTCGGCGCGAGCGGCTCGGGCGTGATGGGGATCTTCCTCAGCTACGGCCTGACGCTGGGCGCGGTCGGCGCCGGGATCGGTGTGGTCGGCGGCTTAGTGTTTGTCGACCAGATCAACGAGATCGCCGACTTCCTTGGCTGGCTCACCGGCACGCCGGTGTTCGACCCATCGGTCTACTACTTCTACAAGATCCCGGCGATTATCGAGCCGTTCACGATTCTGTGGGTCGCCGTCGGGGCGATGCTGATCGCCGTCTTGGCGAGCGTGCTGCCCGCCTGGCGGGCGGCGTCGCTGCACCCGGTGCAGGCGCTGCGTTGGGAGTAG
- a CDS encoding PQQ-dependent sugar dehydrogenase, translating into MFRLFCCCLSAGLATLASHANAQISAPILPGVTVGVQDVVSFPDTRGIAQEDNRSAANVARINFMREIPGYSDQWLVNDLRGPIYRVEPASQQVVEYLDVADVFSRFNIGPGGLSTGLNTVALHPEFAVNGKFYTIHSESAAGNPGAIDFGNLSPSLGHTVVVEWTADNPSAGTFSGTHRELLRVGQGSRIHNLGDISFNPMATPGDPDYGMMYIAGGDSNTGSPAQDLGSIFGKLLRIDPAGNNSANGAYGVPADNPFASDGDPNTLAEVWAYGFRNLHRISWDQQTGAFLGTDIGDGSVEEVNFLAAGSNYGWSTFEGTFFRGGGAIPRGTDTDSFVWPAAQYDHGDGLAIAGGFVYRGAEVPELYGKFVYGDIVNGRLFYSDFDELVAAHEDGDFRSTADVHELFLTQGGQAVTVKDLIIDARTDASLPNNRTDLRFGQDSAGEIYLSTKQDGWIRTLTGDRTAVDYNGDGLVDAADYTVWRDAVATNDLTADGNNDGVVDALDYAVWRRNFGFTYVAPGGAVPESGAMLLACWVLAGSLAASHLRRSREWAPRESVVDAIDVAVC; encoded by the coding sequence ATGTTCAGACTGTTCTGCTGCTGCCTGTCCGCCGGCCTGGCGACGCTCGCCTCGCACGCCAACGCCCAGATTTCCGCGCCCATCCTGCCCGGTGTGACGGTCGGCGTGCAGGACGTCGTTTCGTTCCCCGACACGCGGGGCATCGCGCAAGAAGACAACCGCTCGGCCGCGAACGTCGCCCGAATCAACTTCATGCGCGAGATCCCCGGCTACTCCGACCAGTGGCTGGTCAACGACCTGCGCGGCCCCATCTACCGCGTCGAACCCGCGAGCCAGCAGGTTGTCGAATACCTCGACGTAGCCGATGTGTTCTCGCGGTTCAACATCGGGCCGGGCGGGCTCTCGACCGGCCTCAACACGGTGGCCCTCCACCCAGAGTTCGCTGTGAACGGCAAGTTCTACACCATCCACTCGGAGTCGGCGGCCGGCAACCCGGGCGCAATCGACTTCGGCAACCTGTCGCCCTCGTTGGGGCACACGGTGGTGGTCGAGTGGACCGCTGACAACCCATCGGCCGGGACGTTCAGCGGTACGCACCGCGAGTTGCTGCGGGTCGGCCAGGGGAGCCGCATCCACAACCTGGGCGACATCTCGTTCAACCCGATGGCCACGCCGGGCGACCCCGACTACGGCATGATGTACATCGCCGGGGGCGACTCGAACACCGGCTCGCCGGCGCAGGACCTCGGCTCGATCTTCGGCAAGCTGCTGCGGATCGACCCCGCCGGCAATAACAGCGCGAACGGGGCGTACGGCGTGCCGGCCGACAACCCATTCGCGTCCGACGGCGACCCCAACACCCTCGCCGAGGTCTGGGCCTACGGCTTTCGCAACCTGCACCGGATCAGCTGGGACCAACAGACGGGCGCCTTCCTGGGGACCGACATCGGCGACGGCAGCGTCGAGGAGGTCAACTTCCTCGCCGCGGGCAGCAACTACGGCTGGAGCACCTTCGAAGGGACCTTCTTCCGCGGCGGCGGCGCCATCCCCCGCGGCACAGACACCGACTCCTTCGTCTGGCCGGCCGCCCAGTACGACCACGGCGACGGCCTCGCAATCGCCGGCGGCTTCGTCTACCGCGGCGCCGAGGTCCCCGAGCTGTACGGCAAGTTCGTCTACGGCGACATCGTCAACGGCCGGCTGTTCTACAGCGACTTCGACGAGCTGGTCGCCGCCCACGAGGACGGCGACTTCCGCAGCACCGCCGACGTGCACGAGCTGTTCCTGACGCAGGGCGGCCAGGCGGTCACGGTCAAGGACCTGATCATCGACGCGCGGACCGACGCCAGCCTGCCGAACAATCGGACCGACCTGCGGTTCGGCCAGGACTCGGCCGGCGAGATCTACCTCAGCACCAAGCAGGACGGCTGGATCCGCACGCTCACCGGCGACCGCACAGCGGTCGACTACAACGGCGATGGCCTGGTCGACGCCGCCGACTACACCGTGTGGCGTGACGCGGTGGCCACGAACGACCTTACGGCCGACGGCAACAACGATGGCGTGGTCGACGCCCTCGACTACGCTGTGTGGCGGAGGAACTTCGGCTTTACCTATGTGGCGCCGGGCGGGGCGGTTCCCGAGTCGGGGGCAATGCTGCTGGCATGCTGGGTTTTAGCCGGCAGCCTCGCGGCGTCGCACCTACGCCGATCGCGGGAGTGGGCCCCGCGCGAATCAGTCGTAGATGCGATCGACGTTGCCGTGTGCTGA